In Phoenix dactylifera cultivar Barhee BC4 chromosome 1, palm_55x_up_171113_PBpolish2nd_filt_p, whole genome shotgun sequence, the genomic stretch TAATTTCAGAGACATTGTAAATTCACATTATGTCATGATTTTCTAGTATCTTAAGTGATCCAAAATTTTATCCATAACTgcaattttgggttcaatcatTAGCTAAACCCTACTTTGATAAGTCCTGTGTTAAGTTGAGTGTGCTTGATTCGGTCCTAGAATGGTGGTGGACAATTTGTATGTTGGGAAGGGAAGATTTGTTTCTGTGTATCGACACcccctccccctcaaaagaaaaaaacataattttatcaaGAATGATTACTATTGATGCCATTGTTTAATAAATGATATTTCATTTCTATTGATGCCATTTTGATTCTAATAGAGTCCAAGAGACATTGCTACAATCCCGATAGGGTCAAATTGTAGTACCATTGATCCATATGACATGAGGGACATCTTATGTGTTTGAAGTTAGATATTAATTGTGAACATCATCAAGCATCAAAAACAGATCCAATAATGAGttaggatcatttttcattATGTTCTTCCAGAACATCCTTAGAAAagtaacaaaatcaaggtccaCTTTGTAGCTCTCTTATATGCCTGATGAACTAATACTAGTAGGGTATTTCACATATCCGAAAAAGTGGCCATagaggggcttgcttaagtttgGGCTGCCCCCAATTCACTCTCTTAAAACTTGTGTTATTGGGCTGTTGCATATTTTGCTTGGACCTGTAAAGTCATTTTGTTCAATGACAacgagagagaagggaggagaagtaGGAGAAAGGGGAAAAGAGTTTAATTGTAGTTGATGTAACTAAAAGTCGTCAATGGCTAATGCTTGATTATGTTCTGACCTTGTATCATTGGCACAGAAGCATAAtatctaaataaaatatattatctaAGTAGTTcaattatttttagatttttggAATAAGCCCCATGTTATATCTTACAGCTTATCTATAGGCAACCATTCAAAGCCAGAATACATTTGGCAGGTTTGCAATGTGGTCTCTCCCTGTTGGAACTTGGAAATATGTAGAGCAGTTGTTGGTTTTCTGTGTTTGGGGCTTGAACTACATTTGGCAATACCTCTCCTTCATCTGATGAGGAAGTGTTGCTGCATGTAGGGATTTATCAATTATGCTAAAAGACCTATAAGAATGGAACAAATGGGAAAAAACCTGGATAAGATATGAGAAACCCAATCCTGTACTTGAGTAGTGAGGGACTACTCTTGTAATTCAGAAGGGCTATATTTTCACCAACAATTTGATCCAATAACATACTTTGACCTAAATAGTATTGTTATGGCACCCCAATTTACTACTATTATTAAATAAACTGAAACAAAACCAAACTAATTTCAGTTTTCTTCTTAGTTTCGTTGCTAACATAGAATACCTTTTGGATCAATCTGCTTATTATAAGAGATGTCCAGAATATCACTTGATGAAGACATCCTGGTGTAAATTATATCCACTAGGACTTGTAATAGGGCTGCATCTTTTTCCTTGATAATTTTGTTGTCGTATTAGTGTAATATCAATAGGATGGTCGCACTTGATTTTCAATGTTTTTTAAGTCATtgattttttgtgcttttgctTGATGCTCATCTTCTTACTAGCAGTCCTCTAGTCTACTAATCATGGTCACAATAAGGGGCATTTGGTACGGGTTGATCATTCCATCAAGGGTGATGTGGGTAGAGGTGACGAGAACATCATGTTTGGTTGTACCATGGAGATCCTACGTGGCAATGATCCCAAATCATCCCTACTCATCAAATTACTGCCTAACTCAGTGATGGAAAACACATCCTTGAGGTCGGGTATCCAAGATCATCTTAGGGCAGTGATCTTGGGAACAAAAATATCCCTCAGTCCAGCGACAAAAATTATTATAtcaatatacttaatatattatacCAATATTATAGATATGACATaagcataaataaaaatattaattttataataacaattaacatattttttggattaataaatatatttttatggaatataGTAGCagttaatatattaataaatgtataataataatatatttatatgaatAATAAATATACTTTATGAAATATGCCAGGGGTAATTTTGGTATTATATGGTCAGTGATATTGGATTCCTACGGAACACAAATAGGTTACTCATGGATACTTGGAGATCTTTAATCACTGGAACACAGCATACCAAACAtggtgatcttagatcaccaaggattagattaCCCGGGATAAGGATCACTAGTGATTTAAGATCATCTTGGTTATCACATTCGGGTCACCAAACACCACGTAAGATTACATAAGGTATTCTTTATAATTTACTTTCTCTTTCATTTGTGCAAATGCTTCTTTTGGAGGCCCTTATGATATCTAGAAGATATAGTCTattttcttaagttctatatttttgaCCCTCagtgtttgatttgaagtttaGTGACATAGGATTATGCCTATAATAAGGTGATTCATTATTTCTAGTTAAATTTAGCTTATTATAATGTATTACTGATAAAAGGGTCAGATTTTTGtgtatgagatttttttttttttaaaagaatataTGGAGTCTATAAGCACTTTTCAAAATTAAGATGTAGGGATAATTGGAATTTGAATGTAAATGAAAAATTTGGTGTAGATTTATTCTAAGGTCTTGGTAGCTTTAACCTCCATGTTAATCTATCAAATTGTTGCAGAGATTAGTTCAGATCAATAAAGTTTTTATGTTAGTTTTTGAATTTCCTTCATACTCTGTAGTTGCAAATCAAAAACTTTTAGATATATGGTCAGTTATAAtcatctcttttttctttccattcttcaTATAACACTTGAGGTCTTGGCTTGTTCATCTTGATATGGgtaggcatctgaaaattttttgattaaaaatataGCCAGCTTTTGGCAGCTTATCTGTTGTATTGTAAGATTTAGTTCAGATATTTGTAATGGAAGCCATATGTGAATCTGCAATGCTGTATCAAATTTTCTCTTGTTTTATTCTTGAGGACTGAAGTTCAAGTAATCCTCTGTCTGCTACATGCAGGTGACTGAATTCCCAGAAGTAGAGAATTATTGTTTAGAGGGGGTTGGTTCTACTTACAATACCAGATCCTGGTTTTGTTCAACCACTGTATTCATGCTCCATGAATATTAATGAGCATGAGGAAGAACCATAGCCTGTTTTGGTTGAAGCATCTTACATGAAGGAATTCAACGGTGTCCTTATTATATCATGATGGAGTGCAACAAGGAAGAGGCTATCAGAGCCAAGGACATTGCGGAAAAAAGAATGCAAAACAAAGATTTTGTTGGGGCACGGAAGATTGCTCTCAAGGCCCAACAGCTCTTTCCTGACCTTGACAACATCTCTCAGATGTTAACTGTTTGTGAAGTGCATTGCTCTGCTGCAGTTAAGGTCAATGGGGAAATGGACTGGTATGGAATTCTTCAAGTAGAACCATCAGCAGATGACTCATCTATCAAGAAGCAGTATCGGAAGCTTGCTCTTTTACTGCATCCCGATAAAAACAAGTTTGCAGGTGCTGAAGCTGCATTTAAGTTAATTGGAGAAGCACATATGACGCTATCTGACCGTGCGAAGCGGTCCCTTCATGACATCAAAAGAAATGCTAATGTTAAAATTACCCCAGCAAGGCAGCCTTCTCAGCAAGCCAAGAATACTACTTATGCTAGAAGCAATGTTCATAACATGACTTTTAATGGTTTGAATCAGCAGCAGCAACAGCCATCAGCTTTCGGTGGTACCCAGACTTTTTGGACCATATGCCCTACTTGTGGCATGAGATACCAGTATTACAGGACAATATTAAACAGAGCTCTCCGCTGTCAGAATTGCATGAAACctttcatagcatatgatttaaATGCACAAAGTGTGCCTCCTGGGACAAGTTCGGGCTATTCATATAACAATTCTGGAATTCCGACGCAGCAAGTTCCTAACCAGCAAGCTCATAATACCGGCCAGCAAACTCAATTTGGACATGCTGCTTCTAGTACTGCCGCATTTCAGGGTAATGTGGGTGGGACTTCAGCGGTCAACTCTGAACATGAAGGTGGGTCTATGAACAAGACAAAAGTAGATAGTAAGGTGAATGTTGAAGTTGGGGCAGGCAATGAGGTGAAGTTTGAAAAAGTAAAGCTTACGGAGGTGAATAAGAAAGAGCAGGTGGCTAAGCCTTCAAAAGCAAACACAAGCCAGAAGAGGGGCAGAAAAACAGTCGTCGAATCTAGTGATTCAGATAGCACTGATAGTGAAGATATAGTTATTGAAGATGGTCCTCCTGCAGAGCATGGTGCTGGGGCAGATGCCAGCCATTGCCTGCGAAGATCAACCAGGCAGAAGCAAAATGTCAGATATAATGAAGATGGAAGTGACAATGATGACTACATGAATCCTCCCAGTCATAAAAGGTTGAAAAAGGGTGGATCATCATATAATGCTGATCAGAGTGTTAAAGACTTTTCAGATGGTGATGCCAATAGAGTTGATGTGAGAATGGGTGAGAACAATATTTCTGAAGACAAAATGGATAGCAGACAGAAAAGAGGCACCATGTGTGATGAGAAATTGCCAAATGGAAGTGGAGAAGTGACCGAAGATAAATTGCGTGAAAGCAAACAAGGAACCATTCAGAAAGAGGAAATATCTCAAGCTGGAATTGATTCTAGTGTTGATTCAAGCTCCAAGGCTTCACCTAATGTTGGGTCCTTCTCCTACCCTGATCCAGAGTTTTTTGACTTCGAGAAGCTCAGGAGTCCAACTCAATTTGCAGTTGATCAGATCTGGGCAGTCTATGATAATCTGGATGGGATGCCTAGATTCTATGCTCGGATTAGGCATGTATATGGCCCACCCTTCAAACTGCGCTTTACTTGGCTAGAGCATGAACCCACAAATAAAGCTGAAATGGCATGGTCTGATGAGGAATTGCCTGTTGCTTGTGGGAACTTCAGACTAGGGAAATCAGAAGTCACTGAGGACCGCCTGATGTTCTCTCATGTTATATCTTGGGAAAAAGGCAGAAAGAGAAACTCATATGACATATATCCTAGGAAGGGCGAGGTTTGGGCTCTTTACAAGGACTGGGATATTGGGTGGAGCTCTGATCCAGACAGTCACAGGCtctatgaatatgaaattgtagAAGTTGTTTCAGATGTCACAGCAGGCACTGGCATAGCTGTTGTTCCATTGGTCAAGATAAAGGGTTTTGTGAGCTTGTTCATCCGAGCAAAAGGCGGAATAACAGCCTCATGTGTCATACCACCCAATGAAATACTTAGATTTTCTCACAGTATTCCTTCTTATAGGATGACTGGAGCTGAAAAGGGAGGCATTCCAAAAGGTTGTCTTGAACTTGATTCGGCTTCCCTCCCTAACAACTTTCAAGAGATTTTTCATTCCATCAGTCTTGACAGTTTAACAGTTGGAGTT encodes the following:
- the LOC103724304 gene encoding uncharacterized protein LOC103724304 translates to MMECNKEEAIRAKDIAEKRMQNKDFVGARKIALKAQQLFPDLDNISQMLTVCEVHCSAAVKVNGEMDWYGILQVEPSADDSSIKKQYRKLALLLHPDKNKFAGAEAAFKLIGEAHMTLSDRAKRSLHDIKRNANVKITPARQPSQQAKNTTYARSNVHNMTFNGLNQQQQQPSAFGGTQTFWTICPTCGMRYQYYRTILNRALRCQNCMKPFIAYDLNAQSVPPGTSSGYSYNNSGIPTQQVPNQQAHNTGQQTQFGHAASSTAAFQGNVGGTSAVNSEHEGGSMNKTKVDSKVNVEVGAGNEVKFEKVKLTEVNKKEQVAKPSKANTSQKRGRKTVVESSDSDSTDSEDIVIEDGPPAEHGAGADASHCLRRSTRQKQNVRYNEDGSDNDDYMNPPSHKRLKKGGSSYNADQSVKDFSDGDANRVDVRMGENNISEDKMDSRQKRGTMCDEKLPNGSGEVTEDKLRESKQGTIQKEEISQAGIDSSVDSSSKASPNVGSFSYPDPEFFDFEKLRSPTQFAVDQIWAVYDNLDGMPRFYARIRHVYGPPFKLRFTWLEHEPTNKAEMAWSDEELPVACGNFRLGKSEVTEDRLMFSHVISWEKGRKRNSYDIYPRKGEVWALYKDWDIGWSSDPDSHRLYEYEIVEVVSDVTAGTGIAVVPLVKIKGFVSLFIRAKGGITASCVIPPNEILRFSHSIPSYRMTGAEKGGIPKGCLELDSASLPNNFQEIFHSISLDSLTVGVEKLDDECNGSYPKTALDDEKLGTVKIGETENIKCLNFSSHGTNGVCEEKYHASTSQHMATTGSNHINETKSSRVEIDKNNVDPQNANANSDAECHDPSTSSSQSPITYVYPESEFHNFEEGKAIEKFQLGQIWALYSDIDKFPKYYGWIRKVELEDFRVHMIWLEACPSREEEKRWLGEELPIGCGTFKVASGSVTFDTTDIFSHLVQARPTGRKNQYVILPGIGEIWAVYKKWRAGWTLSDLENCEYDMVEICEHTGSGIKVSLLTKVNGYRAVFRPERKGNVIAMMEILEDEFLRFSHQIPAFRLTDERGGKLRGYWELDPASVPEIFLF